ACATGATCTCTCTGCCTTCTGCCGGGTAAGAAGCCATGGAGTATGCCCGTTCTACTGTTTCTGTGTTTTTCATAACAAGAGGCCATAGTCCGAATTTGTCCCATTCTGCCTGAAACTTATCCGGAGTTTCATGTTCTTCCGGATGCGCCGTGATATCCATATCCGAATAACGAATCTCACAAGGCGGGATTTCAATTTGAATATATCCGCCTGCTTTGTAGTTCATATCTTCCGGAATTTCCACAACAAATTCTTTGATAAAAGAAGCAACATTGTAATTACGTACAACGGTTGCTTCCCATTTTTTTATTCCAAATATTTCTTCCGGGATAGAAATATCCATATCCTGCTTCACTTTTATCTGGCATGCCAGGCGGATTCCTTCTTTTAATTCTTTACGGGTAAAATGAGGAGTTTCCGTTGGCAGTGCCTCTCCTCCCCCTGAGTTGATATGGCACTCACATTGAATACAGGAACCACCGCCACCACAAGCCGAAGGTAAAAATATTTTCTCATTTCCAAGGGTAGTCAGCAAAGTGTTTCCTGAAGCTACTTCTACTTTTTTCTCTCCGTTGATAGTAATAGTTACAGGTCCCGAAGGAGATAGTTTTTGTTTTACAAATAATAACAACACGACCAATAGTAATGTAATCAGTAAAAAAGCTGCTACGGTTGCTATTATAGTTCCTGTTGTACTTACTACTAATATCATCATCTTGCTATTCTGTTTCTTTAGTGTTTTCTGCTATACTTGGTTCCTCGT
This window of the Flavobacteriaceae bacterium genome carries:
- a CDS encoding NADH:ubiquinone reductase (Na(+)-transporting) subunit F codes for the protein MILVVSTTGTIIATVAAFLLITLLLVVLLLFVKQKLSPSGPVTITINGEKKVEVASGNTLLTTLGNEKIFLPSACGGGGSCIQCECHINSGGGEALPTETPHFTRKELKEGIRLACQIKVKQDMDISIPEEIFGIKKWEATVVRNYNVASFIKEFVVEIPEDMNYKAGGYIQIEIPPCEIRYSDMDITAHPEEHETPDKFQAEWDKFGLWPLVMKNTETVERAYSMASYPAEGREIMLNVRIATPPWDRAKNGWMDVNPGIASSYIFNQKKGDKVTISGPYGEFFINESDAEMLYVGGGAGMAPMRSHLYHLFKTLKTGRKVTYWYGGRSKRELFYIEHFRALEKDFPNFKFYMALSEPLEEDNWKVKKDIHDEGGDGFMGFIHNCVIENYLNDHESPEDIELYFCGPPLMNNAVQKMGEDFGIPDENIRFDDFGG